The genomic interval AGGTGCTTGAGCTCTTCGCCAGACAGGCTTTTCCACCAGGTCTCGAAGTGCCGACCGCTGACAATATCCGCCGGAAGGCGCTCATCGTAAAAGGCCACCAACGCCTCATCATCCACCAGGAGGTCGCGGCGCCGGGTTTTCTTTTCAAGATTTTCAACGGTGTCGAGCATAGCCCGATTGCGGGCAATAAATGGCGCCTTCGAGCGATAATCCCCTTCCACCAGAGCGCGGCGGATAAAAAGATTCCGGCACTCCGCAGGATCAACCTTGCTGTAGGCAATCCGTCGCTTGGGTACTACGTCCAGGCCGTAGAGGGTCACCTTCTCGTAGCCCATCACCTGGGCCCTTTTCTGCTCCCAGTGCGGCTCGAAATAGTTGTGCTTGACCACATGCCCGGCTAGAGGCTCGATCCACTCGGGCTGAATGGCCGCGACCATGCGCGCAAATACCCGACTGGTCTCCACGATTTCGGTTGCAACGATCCACTTCGGGCCGGTTTTGGACACCTTGGAGCCTGGGAAAATCAACACTTTCCGGTTGCGCGTTGCCAGGTATTCCTTCTTTTCAACCTTCACGGCGACCTGCCCAAGCAGACCCGCCAGGATGGCCTGGTGCAGCGCCTCGTAACTGGCGGCATCTTTATTCGACGACAGTTTTTGCTCACGACAAATCAGGGTAAGCTGACGATGAATGTCACGCCATTCGCGCATGCGCATCCAGCTCAGGAAACTCTTCTGACAGACCTTCTTCATCTGGTTCTGGGACAGCTCCTGGCGTTGCTCCTCGTAGAAGTTCCAGATGTTCAGAAGGGTAACAAAATCCGATTCTTTGTCGTTAAAGGCCGCGTGCGCCTGGTCCGCGGCCTGCTGTTTTTCCTGGGGCCGCTCGCGAGGATCCTGCACACTCAGCCCGGCGATGATGATCAGGGTTTCGGCCAGACTGCCCTTGTCGGCCGCGGTGACCAGCATCCGGGCCAGCCGTGGATCCAGTGGCAGCCGGGACATGGTACGGCCAAGTTTAGTGACCCGACGCTTGTCGTCAACCGCGCTCAGCTCTTCGAGCAGCTTGTAGCCATCGTTGACCTGACGGCGATCCGGCGCTTCAAGGAACGGAAAGTTTCGGATCTCACCCAGACCAGAGGTCGCCATCTGCAGAATAACCGAGGCCAGGTTGGTGCGCAGGATTTCCGGGTCGGTGTATTCCGGGCGATTGATAAAGTCAGTTTCATCATACAGCCGGAAACAGATGCCCGGCGCAACCCGCCCGCATCGCCCTGCCCTCTGGTTCGCACTGGCCTGGGAGATGGGCTCGATGGGCAGACGCTGGATCTTGGAGCGCACGCTATAGCGACTGATCCTCGCAACACCGGTGTCGATCACGTAGCGGATTCCCGGCACCGTCAGTGAGGTTTCTGCCACGTTAGTGGACAGCACAATTCGGCGGCCCCGGTGTGACTGGAACACCCGATTCTGTTCCTGATTGCTCAGGCGCGAGTACAGCGGCAGGATTTCCGTGTGTTTCAGGTCTACGTGACGAAGCACCTTACTGAGATTCCGAATTTCCCGCTCACCCGGCAGGAACACCAAGACATCCCCGGGCGGTTGTTTCTCGGAGCGTTCGTGCTGCTCAATTTCATCGAGGGCGGAAATCACACCATCGGTCCAGCCCTGATCGCGATCGTCCTCGTCCCCAGTCAGTGGCCGGTAGCGAACATCCACCGGAAAAGTCCGGCCGCTGACTTCAATAACCGGTGCCTGGTTAAAGAATTCACTGAATCGGTCAACTTCGATGGTCGCCGAGGTAATGATTACTTTCAGGTCGGGGCGTTTGGGCAGAAGTTGGCGCAGGTAACCCAGTATGAAGTCGATGTTGAGGCTGCGCTCGTGCGCCTCGTCGATGATCAGCGTGTCGTACCGGTCGAGGAAACGATCATGCTGAATTTCCGCCAGCAGTATGCCATCAGTCATTACCTTGACCCGGGACTGCTCTGAGGTGGTGTCGGTGAATCGAACCTGATAACCAATTTGCTGACCAGTCTGTTCGCCAAGCTCATCGGAAATTCTGGCGGCAACACTGCGAGCGGCGATCCTCCGGGGTTGGGTATGACCAATGACACCCCGAATACCCCGGCCGGAGTTCATGCAGATTTTCGGGATCTGGGTGGTCTTACCGGAGCCGGTTTCACCGGCGATAATCACCACCTGATTGTTCTCGATGGCCTGCTGGATGTCATCTACGCGCTCCGACACCGGCAGGCCTTCCGGAAAACCGGCCGTTCTGTGCAACGCCTGACGCTGCTGAACTTTTTCGAGGCCCCGCTCCAGCCACCGTGCCATTTTCTCAAGATCCTTCTGGCCCGGGTCCCCCTTGGTTCGGGCCACGGCCTTCAGGATCCGGGCGGCTTCCTGCTGATTGCAGATCTCCAGCTGGCTCATCATGGCTTTCACGGCCGCCTTGCCATCAGGCGGCGGATTGACGGCGCTGGTTCGATCAGTGGTGGTGTTTGTCATCGCAATAGGGAGTCGTTCTCAATCGGTATCGGTTACTGGCTTGGCGACAGTCTATCGGGAAAGCCATACGCTTAAAAATGGAAAACCCCGCCGAAGCGGGGTTTGTATTCACACCGGCCCCGATGAACGGGGCCGCAGACCGGCAGTGCCCTGGCCAGTTAACTGGCGTTGGCTTCGTCTCGCAATTCGCGACGGAGGATCTTGCCGACGTTGGTCTTGGGCAATTCCTCGCGGAACTCAAAGTGCTTGGGCACTTTGTACGCCGTCAGACGCTCGCGACAGAATTCCTTCAGCTCATTAGCGCTGACACCTTCGGCCGTTGCTACCAGGTATACCTTCACCGCCTCACCGCTCTTCGGGTCAGGGATGCCAACCGCGGCGCACTCAACCACTTTCGGATGGCTGCTTACCACGTCTTCTATTTCATTCGGGAACACGTTGAAGCCAGACACGATGATCATGTCCTTCTTGCGGTCAACGATACGGATGTAACCGTCCTCCTGGACCAGTGCAACGTCGCCAGTTTTCAGGAACCCGTCTTCGGTGAACGACTTCTGGGTATCTTCCGGGCGCTGCCAGTAGCCACGCATTACCTGCGGCCCCTTAACGCAAAGTTCGCCCGGCTCGCCGACCGGCGTTTCGTTGCCGTCATCATCAATGGTCTTGATTTGGGTAGAGGGAATCGGCAGGCCAATGGTGCCCAACTGGATGGCAACGTGGGGATTGAAAGTTACCACCGGTGAGGTTTCGGTCATACCGTAGCCTTCGGAAATTTCGCAACCGGTAACCTTCTCCCACATCTTTGCGGTATCGCTGGTCAGGGCCATGCCACCGGACGATGTCAGCTTGAGGCTGCTGAAGTCCAGGTTCCGGAACTCTTCGTTGTTGCACAGAGCCACGAACAAAGTGTTCAGACCAAGGAAAGCGGAGAACTTGTGGTTCTTGAGTTCCTTAACAAAGCCTGGAATGTCACGCGGGTTCGGGATCAGAACGTTGTGCGCACCGGCTTCCAGCATGATGCCGCAGTTCAAAGTGAAGGAATAGATGTGATACAGCGGCAGAGGCGCTATTACCACTTCCTGACCTTCGACGACAATATCGCCCATCATTGGGCGGGTTTGCAGCAGGTTTGCCACCAGGTTGCCGTGGGTCAGCATTGCCCCTTTGGCCACCCCCGTGGTGCCACCGGTGTACTGCAGCACAGCGATATCGTCTTTCTTGCACTCAACCGGCGTATATTTCTCACGTGCGCCAGCGCTCAGGACCGCCGGCAATTTATGGGCGCCGGGGATACTGAAAGGAGGCACCATCTTCTTCACGTGCTTGATCACGGCGTTCAGCAGCGTTCGCTTGATCGGCGAATGCATGTCCGCAATCTCAGTCACAATCACGTGCTCAATGCCGGTATGCGGCAGGACTTTCTCTGCGTTCTCAGCCATGTTGGCCAATACGACCAAGGCCTTGGCACCCGAATCGTTGAACTGGTGCTCCATTTCGCGGGTGGTGTACAGAGGATTGGTGTTCACCACGATCAAGCCGGCGCGCATGGCACCGAATACCACAACAGGATATTGACTAACGTTCGGCATCTGGACGGCAATACGATCGCCTGGTTTCAGGTCCGTCTTATTCTGCAGCCACGCCGCAAAGTTGCGGCTCTGTGTGTCCAGATCACGGTAGGTGAGAGTTGCGCCAACAGCACTAAAGGCAGGACGGTCCGCGTATTTCTTAACAGACTGGTCAAATACTTCAACCATGCTGCTGTACTTGTTCAGGTCGACCTCACGAGGTACGCCGGCAGGGTATTTATCCTGATAGAACTGCTCGAAATCCATCACCATCTCCTGTTTGGCATTTTTGATTGTAATGATCCACTAGTGCAGCGCTGATCAAAATCAACCCTACAAAAGTATCAGAGTCAAAAAAGTGGGGAGAGAATAGCAGTTTTGTGAACGATGAGGTAGTTTTCAGGGAGCGAGCCTAAACACTTGTACTCAAATCGAATTCGTCCGGAGCACACGATGAGCGATATTCTGGATACCCTGGAAAATATCACCTACAACGAGCTAAACGAAGGCGACAGCGC from Marinobacter sp. LA51 carries:
- the hrpA gene encoding ATP-dependent RNA helicase HrpA; its protein translation is MTNTTTDRTSAVNPPPDGKAAVKAMMSQLEICNQQEAARILKAVARTKGDPGQKDLEKMARWLERGLEKVQQRQALHRTAGFPEGLPVSERVDDIQQAIENNQVVIIAGETGSGKTTQIPKICMNSGRGIRGVIGHTQPRRIAARSVAARISDELGEQTGQQIGYQVRFTDTTSEQSRVKVMTDGILLAEIQHDRFLDRYDTLIIDEAHERSLNIDFILGYLRQLLPKRPDLKVIITSATIEVDRFSEFFNQAPVIEVSGRTFPVDVRYRPLTGDEDDRDQGWTDGVISALDEIEQHERSEKQPPGDVLVFLPGEREIRNLSKVLRHVDLKHTEILPLYSRLSNQEQNRVFQSHRGRRIVLSTNVAETSLTVPGIRYVIDTGVARISRYSVRSKIQRLPIEPISQASANQRAGRCGRVAPGICFRLYDETDFINRPEYTDPEILRTNLASVILQMATSGLGEIRNFPFLEAPDRRQVNDGYKLLEELSAVDDKRRVTKLGRTMSRLPLDPRLARMLVTAADKGSLAETLIIIAGLSVQDPRERPQEKQQAADQAHAAFNDKESDFVTLLNIWNFYEEQRQELSQNQMKKVCQKSFLSWMRMREWRDIHRQLTLICREQKLSSNKDAASYEALHQAILAGLLGQVAVKVEKKEYLATRNRKVLIFPGSKVSKTGPKWIVATEIVETSRVFARMVAAIQPEWIEPLAGHVVKHNYFEPHWEQKRAQVMGYEKVTLYGLDVVPKRRIAYSKVDPAECRNLFIRRALVEGDYRSKAPFIARNRAMLDTVENLEKKTRRRDLLVDDEALVAFYDERLPADIVSGRHFETWWKSLSGEELKHLELTEEDILQRPVDAQAGELYPDYLEWEGVRYPLSYEFEPTSERDGVTLQVPLMALKQIPSRRLEWLVPGLLREKCVALVKGLPKSLRRNFVPVPDFVDAALANMQPSNEPLALQLAEQLRRMTGVRIEPEAWPEYELPRHLRMNLRVMGDGGKVMAEGRETFQLQDQLEGKAEEALASATSESKTAEPTAEHADWQFGTLPEQVQTEKGGMQVTVYPALEDQGKSVRQIRCLDRLTAEDTTRKAVARLILNRFGKTLDDLERKLPKFKQSALMFAPIGRASVLLDDLLLATAMQHFLADGVPRTAEAFDALFDRHRGDFIPALEEADQRLYQAMTGYQKVAKRLKGKISLALASSMADLKFQLANLIYPGFLVATPPEWLAEFGRYFEAALVRLEKMPREMGREREFLHTIEPLWSRYASKRDELLRQGVRDPELIVYRWMLEEFRVSFFAQQLGTAMTVSVKRLERQWAQTRI
- a CDS encoding AMP-binding protein translates to MDFEQFYQDKYPAGVPREVDLNKYSSMVEVFDQSVKKYADRPAFSAVGATLTYRDLDTQSRNFAAWLQNKTDLKPGDRIAVQMPNVSQYPVVVFGAMRAGLIVVNTNPLYTTREMEHQFNDSGAKALVVLANMAENAEKVLPHTGIEHVIVTEIADMHSPIKRTLLNAVIKHVKKMVPPFSIPGAHKLPAVLSAGAREKYTPVECKKDDIAVLQYTGGTTGVAKGAMLTHGNLVANLLQTRPMMGDIVVEGQEVVIAPLPLYHIYSFTLNCGIMLEAGAHNVLIPNPRDIPGFVKELKNHKFSAFLGLNTLFVALCNNEEFRNLDFSSLKLTSSGGMALTSDTAKMWEKVTGCEISEGYGMTETSPVVTFNPHVAIQLGTIGLPIPSTQIKTIDDDGNETPVGEPGELCVKGPQVMRGYWQRPEDTQKSFTEDGFLKTGDVALVQEDGYIRIVDRKKDMIIVSGFNVFPNEIEDVVSSHPKVVECAAVGIPDPKSGEAVKVYLVATAEGVSANELKEFCRERLTAYKVPKHFEFREELPKTNVGKILRRELRDEANAS